A single window of Hyphomicrobiales bacterium DNA harbors:
- a CDS encoding Beta-ketoadipate enol-lactone hydrolase: protein MAFARINGILLNYGVRGRREAPVLVLANSLGTDARIWEAVTARLEDRYRVIVYDKRGHGLSDAPGTDYSLDDHVGDLTGLLDHLEVERFALAGVSVGGLIAQGMALQHPSRIAGVVLCDTAARIGEEAMWDERIALVRTGGMQALGDAVMMRWFTERYRKEQPVDIAGWRNMFLRTPAAGYAGTCATLRDTDLREQVGSIAVPTLMLVGAHDVSTPVELVRDTAARIPGARFSVIDDAGHIPAIEQPWVLAERIITFLNEANHG from the coding sequence ATGGCGTTTGCGCGGATCAACGGCATTCTGCTGAATTATGGAGTCCGTGGGCGCCGGGAGGCCCCGGTTCTGGTGCTGGCGAACTCGCTGGGCACGGACGCGCGCATCTGGGAGGCGGTCACAGCCCGGCTCGAAGATCGCTATCGGGTTATCGTCTATGACAAGCGTGGGCACGGGCTGAGCGATGCGCCTGGGACGGACTACTCGCTTGACGACCATGTCGGCGATCTCACCGGATTGCTCGATCATCTCGAGGTCGAGCGTTTTGCGCTGGCCGGTGTCTCGGTCGGGGGCCTCATTGCCCAGGGCATGGCCTTGCAGCATCCGTCCCGCATCGCGGGCGTCGTTTTGTGCGACACGGCCGCCAGGATCGGCGAGGAAGCCATGTGGGACGAGCGTATTGCGCTGGTGCGAACCGGCGGCATGCAGGCACTCGGCGATGCCGTGATGATGCGCTGGTTCACGGAGAGATACCGCAAGGAGCAGCCCGTCGATATCGCGGGATGGCGGAATATGTTCCTTCGCACGCCGGCGGCGGGCTATGCGGGCACCTGCGCCACGCTCCGTGATACGGACCTGCGTGAGCAGGTTGGGTCGATCGCTGTTCCGACTCTGATGCTGGTTGGCGCGCACGATGTCTCGACCCCGGTGGAACTTGTGCGTGATACCGCCGCGCGCATTCCCGGAGCACGCTTTTCTGTCATTGATGACGCTGGCCATATTCCCGCGATCGAGCAGCCATGGGTGTTGGCGGAGCGCATCATTACCTTCCTCAATGAGGCCAACCATGGCTGA
- the pcaC gene encoding 4-carboxymuconolactone decarboxylase, producing MADNSRFEQGMVTRRSVLGDVHVDGATAHKTSFDEDFQTFITEGAWGTVWSRPGLSKRERSMLTVVLLAALGHDEELAMHIRATANTGASPDDIKEALLHVAVYAGVPAANRAFKIAKGELAKGELAKRNQANGELAKGRGGDR from the coding sequence ATGGCTGACAATTCCCGGTTCGAGCAAGGCATGGTCACGCGCCGATCGGTTCTCGGCGATGTTCATGTCGATGGGGCCACGGCCCACAAGACGTCCTTCGACGAGGATTTCCAAACCTTCATCACCGAGGGCGCTTGGGGAACGGTGTGGTCTCGGCCGGGGCTCAGCAAGCGCGAACGGTCGATGCTGACGGTAGTCTTGCTGGCAGCCCTCGGGCATGATGAGGAGCTCGCCATGCATATACGCGCTACCGCCAATACGGGAGCCTCGCCCGACGATATCAAGGAGGCGCTTCTGCATGTGGCTGTCTATGCTGGCGTCCCGGCCGCGAACCGTGCCTTCAAGATCGCCAAGGGAGAATTGGCCAAAGGAGAACTCGCCAAAAGAAATCAGGCGAATGGGGAGTTGGCCAAGGGACGGGGAGGAGACAGGTGA